The following proteins come from a genomic window of Crassostrea angulata isolate pt1a10 chromosome 1, ASM2561291v2, whole genome shotgun sequence:
- the LOC128155578 gene encoding uncharacterized protein LOC128155578 isoform X1, translating into MPLPRYGVFLFTIFAVVLHGQDHHDPPVHCVSCLDVQDPGMCRYLIQCDGECFERTEDQNGTRTKSYGCVKRTDCTASANIVGRRSSLSNTTTYCKKELCNKDIHHFIAPPTEPCVDISARDCRDPAALEAICSDCELAQYCRKSCGLCQEHTGTATWSENLVLFDYYPAHNKCNYSQAIGPSICNSIKAQARAIIHHGDYLNLPTYNSLIHVHFTTNGEPLTNLHLLSCRTTGKGRVDITLNNATIAEANYDTKPGWVWVLHEMNQAQHKGTNNYTLAIVKDRKVRSYGHYWLRNIRLETTVVHHGHNK; encoded by the exons ATGCCTTTACCAAGAT ATGGCGTCTTTTTGTTCACCATCTTTGCTGTTGTTTTGCATGGGCAAGACCATCATG ATCCGCCCGTCCATTGTGTCAGTTGCCTTGACGTTCAGGACCCCGGTATGTGTCGATATCTCATCCAGTGCGATGGCGAG TGTTTTGAGCGAACAGAGGACCAGAATGGGACTCGGACAAAGTCATACGGCTGTGTAAAG AGAACGGATTGTACTGCGTCAGCCAATATTGTCGGAAGAAGAAGTTCTCTATCAAACACAACTACATACTGCAAGAAAGAACTGTGCAACAAAG ATATACATCACTTCATCGCGCCACCCACTGAACCGTGTGTAGATATATCTGCGAGAGATTGCAGAGACCCTGCAGCATTGGAGGCCATTTGCAGTGATTGTGAACTGGCTCAGTATTGTCGAAAATCATGTGGACTTTGCCAAG AGCACACAGGGACCGCTACTTGGTCGGAAAATCTCGTTTTGTTTGACTACTATCCAGCTCATAACAAGTGCAACTATAGCCAAGCAATAGGGCCTTCCATATGCAACAGCATCAAGGCACAAGCTCGAGCAATAATACATCACGGAGATTACCTTAATCTTCCAACGTACAATAGTCTAATACACGTCCACTTTACAACAAATGGCGAACCTCTTACTAACCTACATCTTCTCTCATGTCGGACAACTGGAAAAGGCCGTGTGGACATTACACTCAACAACGCAACCATTGCTGAGGCTAATTATGACACTAAACCGGGTTGGGTTTGGGTTCTTCATGAAATGAACCAGGCACAACATAAGGGTACTAATAACTACACGTTGGCCATCGTGAAAGACAGGAAAGTGAGAAGTTATGGCCACTACTGGCTTAGAAACATCAGACTTGAAACTACGGTAGTCCATCATGGACATAATAAATGA
- the LOC128165013 gene encoding uncharacterized protein LOC128165013 — protein MPFKRYGVFLFTIVAVVLHGQDHNDPPVHCVSCHNVHDARVCPHLIQCDGECFERTEDQNGTRTKSYGCVKRKDCTASASIIGRRSSLSNTTTYCKKELCNKDIHHFIVPPTEPCVDISVGDCRDPAALAAICSDCELAQYCRKSCGLCQEHTGTTTWSENLVLFDYYPAHNQCNYSQAIGPSICHSIKAHGRAEQHAGYLNLPTYDSLVHVHFTTNGEPLTNLQLLSCQTTGKGRVDIILNNATIAEAYNETSVWAWDWTLHELNPAQHKGTHNYTLVIVKDRKVRSYGHYWLRNIRLETTVVHHGHN, from the exons ATGCCTTTCAAGAGAT ATGGCGTCTTTTTGTTCACCATCGTTGCTGTTGTTTTGCATGGACAAGACCATAATG ATCCGCCCGTCCATTGTGTCAGTTGCCATAACGTTCATGACGCTCGTGTGTGTCCACATCTTATCCAGTGTGATGGCGAG tGTTTTGAGCGAACAGAGGACCAGAATGGGACACGGACAAAATCATACGGCTGTGTAAAG AGAAAGGATTGTACTGCTTCAGCCAGTATTATCGGAAGAAGAAGTTCTCTATCAAACACAACTACATACTGCAAGAAAGAATTGTGCAACAAAG ATATACACCACTTCATCGTACCACCAACTGAACCGTGTGTAGACATATCGGTGGGAGATTGCAGAGACCCTGCAGCATTGGCGGCCATCTGCAGCGATTGTGAATTGGCTCAGTATTGCCGAAAATCATGTGGACTTTGCCAAG AACACACAGGGACCACTACTTGGTCGGAAAATCTCGTTTTGTTTGACTACTATCCAGCTCATAACCAATGCAACTATAGTCAAGCAATAGGGCCTTCCATTTGTCACAGCATCAAGGCTCACGGGCGAGCAGAACAGCACGCAGGTTACCTCAATCTTCCAACGTACGATAGTCTTGTACACGTCCATTTTACAACAAATGGCGAACCTCTTACTAACCTACAACTTCTCTCCTGTCAGACGACTGGAAAAGGCCGCGTGGATATTATACTAAACAACGCAACCATTGCTGAGGCTTACAATGAAACCAGTGTATGGGCCTGGGATTGGACTCTTCATGAACTAAACCCGGCACAACATAAGGGTACTCATAACTACACGTTGGTCATCGTGAAAGACAGGAAAGTTAGAAGTTATGGCCACTACTGGCTTAGAAACATCAGACTTGAAACTACGGTAGTCCACCATGGGCATAATTAA
- the LOC128155578 gene encoding uncharacterized protein LOC128155578 isoform X2, with product MCRYLIQCDGECFERTEDQNGTRTKSYGCVKRTDCTASANIVGRRSSLSNTTTYCKKELCNKDIHHFIAPPTEPCVDISARDCRDPAALEAICSDCELAQYCRKSCGLCQEHTGTATWSENLVLFDYYPAHNKCNYSQAIGPSICNSIKAQARAIIHHGDYLNLPTYNSLIHVHFTTNGEPLTNLHLLSCRTTGKGRVDITLNNATIAEANYDTKPGWVWVLHEMNQAQHKGTNNYTLAIVKDRKVRSYGHYWLRNIRLETTVVHHGHNK from the exons ATGTGTCGATATCTCATCCAGTGCGATGGCGAG TGTTTTGAGCGAACAGAGGACCAGAATGGGACTCGGACAAAGTCATACGGCTGTGTAAAG AGAACGGATTGTACTGCGTCAGCCAATATTGTCGGAAGAAGAAGTTCTCTATCAAACACAACTACATACTGCAAGAAAGAACTGTGCAACAAAG ATATACATCACTTCATCGCGCCACCCACTGAACCGTGTGTAGATATATCTGCGAGAGATTGCAGAGACCCTGCAGCATTGGAGGCCATTTGCAGTGATTGTGAACTGGCTCAGTATTGTCGAAAATCATGTGGACTTTGCCAAG AGCACACAGGGACCGCTACTTGGTCGGAAAATCTCGTTTTGTTTGACTACTATCCAGCTCATAACAAGTGCAACTATAGCCAAGCAATAGGGCCTTCCATATGCAACAGCATCAAGGCACAAGCTCGAGCAATAATACATCACGGAGATTACCTTAATCTTCCAACGTACAATAGTCTAATACACGTCCACTTTACAACAAATGGCGAACCTCTTACTAACCTACATCTTCTCTCATGTCGGACAACTGGAAAAGGCCGTGTGGACATTACACTCAACAACGCAACCATTGCTGAGGCTAATTATGACACTAAACCGGGTTGGGTTTGGGTTCTTCATGAAATGAACCAGGCACAACATAAGGGTACTAATAACTACACGTTGGCCATCGTGAAAGACAGGAAAGTGAGAAGTTATGGCCACTACTGGCTTAGAAACATCAGACTTGAAACTACGGTAGTCCATCATGGACATAATAAATGA